From Loxodonta africana isolate mLoxAfr1 chromosome 2, mLoxAfr1.hap2, whole genome shotgun sequence, the proteins below share one genomic window:
- the HAND1 gene encoding heart- and neural crest derivatives-expressed protein 1 isoform X2, whose translation MNLVGSYAHHHHHHHHHHHPHPAHPMLHEPFLFGPASRCHQERPYFQSWLLSPADAAPDFPAGGPPPTAAAAATAYGPDARPGQSPGRLEALGGRLGRRKGSGPKKERRRTESINSAFAELRECIPNVPADTKLSKIKTLRLATSYIAYLMDVLAKDAQAGDPEAFKAELKKADGGRESKRKRELQQHEGFPPALGPGEKRIKGRTGWPQQVWALELNQ comes from the exons ATGAACCTCGTGGGCAGCTACgcacatcatcaccatcatcatcatcaccatcaccacccgCACCCCGCGCACCCCATGCTGCACGAGCCCTTCCTCTTCGGCCCGGCCTCGCGCTGTCACCAGGAGCGGCCTTACTTTCAGAGCTGGCTGCTGAGCCCAGCTGACGCTGCCCCGGACTTCCCCGCTGGGGGGCCACCGCCCACAGCCGCAGCAGCTGCCACCGCCTACGGCCCAGACGCCAGGCCCGGCCAGAGCCCCGGGCGGCTAGAGGCGCTCGGCGGCCGCCTGGGTCGACGGAAAGGCTCGGGACCCAAGAAGGAGCGGAGACGTACAGAGAGCATCAACAGCGCCTTTGCTGAGCTGCGCGAGTGCATCCCCAACGTGCCGGCAGACACCAAGCTTTCCAAGATCAAGACTCTGCGCCTGGCCACCAGCTACATCGCCTATCTGATGGACGTGCTGGCCAAGGACGCTCAGGCCGGCGACCCCGAGGCCTTCAAGGCTGAACTCAAGAAGGCCGACGGCGGCCGCGAGAGCAAGAGGAAAAGAGAGCTG cagcagcacgaAGGCTTTCCTCCTGCTCTGGGCCCAGGCGAGAAGAGGATTAAAGGGCGCACCGGCTGGCCGCAGCAAGTGTGGGCGCTGGAGTTAAACCAGTGA
- the HAND1 gene encoding heart- and neural crest derivatives-expressed protein 1 isoform X1, with protein sequence MNLVGSYAHHHHHHHHHHHPHPAHPMLHEPFLFGPASRCHQERPYFQSWLLSPADAAPDFPAGGPPPTAAAAATAYGPDARPGQSPGRLEALGGRLGRRKGSGPKKERRRTESINSAFAELRECIPNVPADTKLSKIKTLRLATSYIAYLMDVLAKDAQAGDPEAFKAELKKADGGRESKRKRELQQQHEGFPPALGPGEKRIKGRTGWPQQVWALELNQ encoded by the exons ATGAACCTCGTGGGCAGCTACgcacatcatcaccatcatcatcatcaccatcaccacccgCACCCCGCGCACCCCATGCTGCACGAGCCCTTCCTCTTCGGCCCGGCCTCGCGCTGTCACCAGGAGCGGCCTTACTTTCAGAGCTGGCTGCTGAGCCCAGCTGACGCTGCCCCGGACTTCCCCGCTGGGGGGCCACCGCCCACAGCCGCAGCAGCTGCCACCGCCTACGGCCCAGACGCCAGGCCCGGCCAGAGCCCCGGGCGGCTAGAGGCGCTCGGCGGCCGCCTGGGTCGACGGAAAGGCTCGGGACCCAAGAAGGAGCGGAGACGTACAGAGAGCATCAACAGCGCCTTTGCTGAGCTGCGCGAGTGCATCCCCAACGTGCCGGCAGACACCAAGCTTTCCAAGATCAAGACTCTGCGCCTGGCCACCAGCTACATCGCCTATCTGATGGACGTGCTGGCCAAGGACGCTCAGGCCGGCGACCCCGAGGCCTTCAAGGCTGAACTCAAGAAGGCCGACGGCGGCCGCGAGAGCAAGAGGAAAAGAGAGCTG cagcagcagcacgaAGGCTTTCCTCCTGCTCTGGGCCCAGGCGAGAAGAGGATTAAAGGGCGCACCGGCTGGCCGCAGCAAGTGTGGGCGCTGGAGTTAAACCAGTGA